One window from the genome of Nicotiana sylvestris chromosome 9, ASM39365v2, whole genome shotgun sequence encodes:
- the LOC138877772 gene encoding uncharacterized mitochondrial protein AtMg00810-like, whose protein sequence is MDVNNAFLQGDLFEEVYMDLPQGFLKQGEYKSSYDQSLFTKRASNDVVIVLVYVDDILITGSNEELIEEAKTTLHNKFKVKDLGHLRYFLGIEVLRSQSEILLNKRKYTLELLVDIGLSGSKPATTPLEMNLKLTTIECDTHMGRFDDEQLKDIVSYQKLVGKLLYLTITRPDISFAVQILSQFMQQPKLSHWNAALRLIRYIKGSSGQGILLKKGSYIRKLEAYCDSDWAACPNTRRAVTRYAIKLGDSLISWKPKKQPNISRNTVEAE, encoded by the exons ATGGATGTCAATAATGCCTTTCTACAAGGAGATCTATTTGAAGAGGTATACATGGATCTCCCACAGGGTTTTCTCAAACAGGGGGAGTACAAG AGTTCCTATGATCAATCTTTGTTTACAAAAAGGGCTAGTAATGACGTAGTCATTGTCCTAGTATACGTAGATGACATCCTCATCACAGGTAGCAATGAGGAATTAATTGAGGAAGCTAAAACCACACTTCATAACAAGTTCAAGGTGAAGGATTTGGGACATTTGAGATATTTCTTAGGGATTGAGGTGTTAAGATCACAATCTGAGATCTTACTCAACAAAAGGAAATATACATTGGAGTTACTGGTTGACATTGGCCTTAGTGGATCCAAACCTGCTACTACACCTTTAGAGATGAATCTCAAACTCACCACTATTGAGTGTGATACTCATATGGGAAGGTTTGATGATGAACAATTAAAGGATATTGTTAGCTATCAAAAGCTAGTGGGAAAATTGCTCTATTTGACTATTACCAGACCAGACATAAGTTTTGCAGTGCAAATACTGAGCCAGTTCATGCAGCAACCCAAACTATCACATTGGAATGCAGCCTTGAGGTTGATCAGATATATAAAAGGGTCATCTGGACAAGGAATACTCTTGAAAAAAGGTTCATACATAAGAAAATTGGAAGCCtattgtgactcagattgggCTGCTTGTCCAAACACAAGGAGGGCAGTCACAAGATATGCAATCAAACTAGGAGACTCTTTAATATCTTGGAAACCCAAAAAGCAGCCGAATATAAGCAGAAACACAGTTGAAGCTGAGTAA